The DNA sequence CTTCGCACGAAAAGCTCCAGCCCCACCTTGACCCAAGGGACCAGTCCCCGCAGGGACCGGGCCACGGTCTGGGCTCGGTCCGGCGTCAGATCCAGAGCCACCACAAGTTCAGCCACGACACGCTCCCATCCCGGTCGCCCAGCCCGCAAGGATTCGGTCCATGAGTGTGGGATCGTATACCGGCCTAGTCTTTTCCGCAAGGCAGACGGCCCGCAGTGTGTCGTAAGCCCGGTCCAGATCGTCGTTTACCAGCCAATGGTCGAAGATACCCGCCCCGGAAATCTCCCGGGCAGCGTTCCGGAGCCTGACGGAAACGGCTTCGGGCCGGTCGGTGCCCCGCCCCGAGAGGCGAGCTTCCAAAGCCGCCTTGGATGGAGGAAAAACAAAGACGTAGCATCCCTGATTGAGGCTCTTTTGCAGTTGCCCGGCACCCTGGACGTCGATGTCGAAAATCACGTCCTGACCATTGGCCAGCATGTCCTGAACCTCGGCAAGAGGGGTTCCGTAGAGATTGCCGTGAACCTCGGCCCATTCGGCAAAAAAACCGGATCGCAGCCGAGACTCGAACTTCGTTCTGTCCCAAAAATGGTAGTCTACGCCGTCTGTCTCACCGGCCCTAGGGAGTCTGGTCGTGCAGGAGATGGAGAATCTGAAGGCCGGAAACTCCCCCTTCAATCGCTTGACCAGGGTGCTCTTGCCCGTCCCCGAAGGCCCACTGAGGATTAGGGCCATCCCTCTATGTTTGATCCGGTCCAAGGCTCTCATCCTCGGTCTCAAAACGCTGGGCGATGGTCTCGGTATGAATGGCCGAGAGAATGCAGTGGTTGGAGTCCATGACGATGATCGACCGCGTCTTGCGTCCCTGGGTGGCGTCGATGAGCCGCCCATCCTGACGGGCGTCCTCCCGCAGTCGGCGCATAGGGGACGAATTGGGGTTGACGATGGCTACCACCCTGGAACTTACGGCGGCGTTCCCGAATCCGATGTTCAGCAGTTTACTGTTTTTCATGCCCATGATTGGTGTTTCCCCGTCTTCGATCTTACTCCAGATTCTGAACCTGCTCCCGAATCTTCTCCAGACCGGTTTTAAACTCTACGACCATGACTCCCACGTCCTGACTCTGAATCTTGTTCCCGCATGTGTTTATCTCTCTAAAGCACTCTTGAAGCAGGAAATCAAGCCTGCGACCCAGTTCTCCCCCGGCCTTCATGGTCCTGTCGATTTCCGTGAGATGGACTTCGAGCCTAGTTAGTTCCTCGGAAACGTCGACCCTGTCCGAAATAATCACCAGTTCCTGAACCAGACGGGTATCGTCCATCTCCACCTTGAACCGGTCAAGCATGGACTCGACCCTGATCCGCATGGCTTCAAACCGATCCTGGGCACTGTTTTCGGCCCCGTATCGAATTTTGACCAGCAAACCTTTCAGAGCCTCAATCCTCGCGGCCATGTCCTCGAAAAGGGCCTGTCCCTCCCGAATCCTGGATTCGTCCCAGACGTTCACGGCTCGCCCGAACCAGTCAAGAAGGTCCTTGCGCAGCCCGGGGTCGAGTTCCTTTCTGCTTTCGGACCACAGGGAGGGAATCCTCAAAAAAACGTTCGGGTCCGGCTCCCAAGCCCTCTCCCCGGCCTCGCCGGCAAACTCCCGCAGCCCCTTGACCATGGCCATGGCTTGGACTCGGTCAAACCTGATCTCCACCAGTTCGGGGTCCAGAAGCTGAAGATCGAGATAGACGTCCACCCTCCCCCTGTTGGCCGTCCGCCGCAGGATCGTCTCCAGCTCGGCCTGCAGTCCGTTCAGGGCCTGGGGCAACTTCCATTTGACGTCGAGATGGCGGCCGTTGACGCTCTTGATCTCCCATCGAATGGACCAGGACCGGGAGTGCTCCACGGCCTGGCCGAATCCGGTCATGCTTCTGCTCATCCCTTCCTCCTCACCCAGGCCTTGACCTGGACCGCAAAGACCGCCCTGATGGCGGTCAGTTCGTTCTGGATCACCGCTCCGGCATAGTCGGGAAAAGTCCAGGGCTGAACGATCCAGCCGCCGCGCCCGTAGACGAGGGTCAAATCGGCCCAGACTCCCTTGCCGAGATAAACGCGGTGAGAAAAATTCTTGCCGGTGGCCAAAACTAGACGCTCCAAGGTCAAGAGGCCGGGATCCAGATTGACGGCCCGTTTTCCGTCCTGGCTCCAGGCCATCTCCAGGGCGTTGGTCCAATGTTTGACCTCGACCAGGGAGTCCATCCGTACCAATGGCCGGAAGGAGACCAGGCGGCGAAGGATAGGCTGCCCCAATTCCCGATCGTAGTAGGTCGTCTGGTCAAAGGGTAACGGATCGGAAACATGGTCCATTTCTCCAAACCGGGCCGCGAGGATCTCCTGCAGCTTCGTCCAGATCCGGTCCATCCCGGACGAAAGAATCGACATGCAGATCTTGGCCGGTCCCGGGTCCGCCAAGCTACTCATCCCTCTTCTCCATCACAGCGGACGAGGCACGCGTCATTATGGACTCCGCATGGCCGGACATCGACAAGGCGCCCCTTGGACATGGGACGCTCTCCCTCGTGCAGGACACAGGTCATGTATCGGCCGCAGACCCCCTTGCGCCCGGTTTCCGGCACAACACACATCCGAGGCAAAGAGGAAATCCGTTCCAAAAACGACTGTTTCCGTCCGGCCAGGATCTCCCGCAAAATTTTCGCCCGCTCTTTCTTCATTTTCTCCCCAACCTGCCCCGGCATGGTCGCCGCCGGAGTCCCGGGTCGGGGGGAAAATGGAAAAACATGCCCATAGGTCACGGGAAAAGAAAGGCAAAATTCCCTGGTTCGAGCGAAGTCTTCCTCTGTTTCGCCCGGAAATCCGACCAGAAGATCGACGCCGATTGCCGGACTGGGCCAGAACCGTTCGAGGTTCCGGATGAAATCCCCCACGGTCTCGGCGGTGTAGTGTCCCCGATTCAT is a window from the Deltaproteobacteria bacterium genome containing:
- a CDS encoding DUF370 domain-containing protein, with translation MGMKNSKLLNIGFGNAAVSSRVVAIVNPNSSPMRRLREDARQDGRLIDATQGRKTRSIIVMDSNHCILSAIHTETIAQRFETEDESLGPDQT
- a CDS encoding DUF4416 family protein codes for the protein MSSLADPGPAKICMSILSSGMDRIWTKLQEILAARFGEMDHVSDPLPFDQTTYYDRELGQPILRRLVSFRPLVRMDSLVEVKHWTNALEMAWSQDGKRAVNLDPGLLTLERLVLATGKNFSHRVYLGKGVWADLTLVYGRGGWIVQPWTFPDYAGAVIQNELTAIRAVFAVQVKAWVRRKG
- a CDS encoding guanylate kinase, translated to MRALDRIKHRGMALILSGPSGTGKSTLVKRLKGEFPAFRFSISCTTRLPRAGETDGVDYHFWDRTKFESRLRSGFFAEWAEVHGNLYGTPLAEVQDMLANGQDVIFDIDVQGAGQLQKSLNQGCYVFVFPPSKAALEARLSGRGTDRPEAVSVRLRNAAREISGAGIFDHWLVNDDLDRAYDTLRAVCLAEKTRPVYDPTLMDRILAGWATGMGACRG
- a CDS encoding YicC family protein; translation: MSRSMTGFGQAVEHSRSWSIRWEIKSVNGRHLDVKWKLPQALNGLQAELETILRRTANRGRVDVYLDLQLLDPELVEIRFDRVQAMAMVKGLREFAGEAGERAWEPDPNVFLRIPSLWSESRKELDPGLRKDLLDWFGRAVNVWDESRIREGQALFEDMAARIEALKGLLVKIRYGAENSAQDRFEAMRIRVESMLDRFKVEMDDTRLVQELVIISDRVDVSEELTRLEVHLTEIDRTMKAGGELGRRLDFLLQECFREINTCGNKIQSQDVGVMVVEFKTGLEKIREQVQNLE